Proteins from a genomic interval of Kaistia defluvii:
- a CDS encoding patatin-like phospholipase family protein, with the protein MRDGWGAALRLVVLAAGIAVSGCSATDTTPINQTRTQAGPPSPAALPDPDDDGGTILALAFSGGGTRAAAFAYGALTELDTLIIDEHPTERSLVDDVRSVAGTSGGAVMAAYLGYKGKEGYADFRDRFLAMDAESYMRTLFTPSNLARTVVDGGANDRNSFGRWLDEQLFEGATFAAFHKPDRPIVWITASDIYNRTPFLFTQDTFSALCSDLDQVKIADAVAASAAVPVVFSPVILATPAKGQCQYQRPAWLQRAIDSDNPSVRLQAYARMLDSYQSNSDLKYVRLLDGGLTDNLGISAMSLERAQATTPYAPLSAYQAVRIRHFLFIVTDAGVQNEYDWGVSQQPPHIGKILRSVADTTISASTRHGFDAVDLAFNQWQQQLIEYRCGLTNAQVLRTRGTLVGWNCRDVVVTTEHLSFRNADPSLYRALNNIPTRLRLDKQQVDLVIQAGREAVRNNANIQKVARETRQRARIFDAIGRAQMARN; encoded by the coding sequence GTGCGAGATGGGTGGGGAGCAGCGCTGCGGCTGGTCGTGCTGGCGGCCGGGATCGCCGTGTCGGGGTGTTCGGCCACCGACACCACGCCCATCAACCAGACGCGGACGCAGGCAGGACCGCCCTCGCCCGCCGCCCTTCCCGATCCCGACGATGACGGCGGCACCATCCTGGCGCTGGCCTTTTCCGGCGGCGGCACCCGCGCCGCCGCCTTCGCCTATGGCGCGCTGACCGAGCTCGACACGCTCATCATCGACGAGCATCCCACCGAACGCAGCCTGGTCGACGACGTCCGCTCGGTCGCCGGCACCTCCGGCGGCGCCGTCATGGCCGCCTATCTCGGCTACAAGGGCAAGGAGGGATATGCCGACTTCCGCGATCGTTTCCTGGCGATGGACGCCGAGAGCTACATGCGGACCCTCTTCACGCCGAGCAATCTGGCGCGCACCGTCGTCGATGGCGGCGCCAATGACCGCAACAGCTTCGGCCGCTGGCTGGACGAACAGCTCTTCGAGGGCGCGACCTTCGCGGCCTTCCACAAGCCGGACAGGCCGATCGTCTGGATCACCGCCTCCGACATCTACAACCGCACGCCGTTCCTCTTCACCCAGGATACTTTCTCGGCGCTTTGCAGCGATCTCGACCAGGTGAAGATCGCCGATGCGGTCGCCGCTTCGGCGGCGGTTCCGGTCGTGTTCTCGCCCGTCATCCTCGCCACGCCGGCCAAGGGCCAGTGCCAGTATCAAAGGCCCGCTTGGCTGCAGCGGGCGATCGATTCCGACAACCCGTCCGTCCGCCTGCAGGCCTATGCGCGGATGCTCGATTCCTACCAGTCCAACAGCGATCTCAAATATGTCCGCCTTCTGGATGGCGGCCTGACCGACAATCTCGGCATCAGCGCGATGTCGCTGGAGCGGGCCCAGGCCACCACGCCCTATGCCCCGCTGTCGGCGTATCAGGCGGTGCGCATCCGCCACTTCCTGTTCATCGTGACCGATGCCGGCGTCCAGAACGAATATGACTGGGGCGTATCGCAGCAGCCGCCGCATATCGGCAAGATCCTGCGCTCGGTCGCGGATACGACGATCTCGGCCTCCACCCGCCACGGCTTCGACGCGGTCGACCTCGCCTTCAACCAGTGGCAGCAGCAGCTGATCGAATATCGCTGCGGCCTTACCAATGCGCAGGTGCTGCGCACGCGCGGCACGCTCGTCGGCTGGAACTGCCGCGATGTCGTCGTCACCACCGAGCACCTGTCGTTCCGCAACGCCGACCCGTCGCTATACCGGGCGCTCAACAACATCCCGACCCGGCTGCGCCTCGACAAGCAGCAGGTCGATCTGGTGATCCAGGCCGGCCGCGAGGCGGTGCGGAACAATGCGAACATCCAGAAGGTCGCCCGCGAAACGCGCCAGCGCGCCCGGATCTTCGACGCGATCGGCCGGGCCCAGATGGCGCGCAACTGA
- a CDS encoding LemA family protein, translating to MTTWIVLAVIVAAAFYAVSLYNNLVTKRNLAHEGWSGIDVQLKRRADLIPNLVETVKGYAAHEKGIFEDVAAKRAASMNAGDVKSQAAADQALSGALGRLIAISEAYPDLKADANFRELQAQLASVEDEMQMARRYYNGTVRDLNTAIQTFPAVLVANMFGFHAEAFYEIEDRAAAQIPPKVSF from the coding sequence TTGACCACATGGATTGTTCTAGCCGTGATCGTGGCCGCCGCGTTCTATGCGGTCAGCCTGTACAACAACCTCGTCACCAAGCGGAACCTCGCCCATGAGGGCTGGAGCGGCATCGACGTCCAGCTGAAGCGCCGCGCCGACCTGATCCCCAACCTGGTCGAGACGGTCAAGGGCTATGCCGCGCATGAGAAGGGCATCTTCGAGGATGTCGCCGCCAAGCGCGCGGCCAGCATGAACGCCGGCGACGTCAAGAGCCAGGCCGCCGCCGACCAGGCGCTTTCCGGCGCGCTCGGCCGGCTGATCGCGATCTCCGAGGCCTATCCGGACCTGAAAGCCGACGCGAATTTCCGGGAGCTCCAGGCCCAGCTCGCCAGCGTCGAGGACGAGATGCAGATGGCGCGCCGCTATTACAACGGCACGGTGCGCGACCTGAACACCGCGATCCAGACCTTCCCCGCCGTGCTGGTCGCCAACATGTTCGGCTTCCACGCCGAGGCCTTCTACGAGATCGAGGATCGCGCCGCCGCGCAGATCCCGCCCAAGGTCTCGTTCTGA
- a CDS encoding taurine ABC transporter ATP-binding protein has protein sequence MPHLTLENVSLRYDGGAPVLSNVSLDIASGEFIVIVGRSGCGKTSLLNLAAGFLTPDSGRVLVDGRPVAGPGAERAVVFQNDALFPWLSTAENVAFAARLAGVAQAERRRQADRLLDIVGLAGLGDRPIWQLSGGQRQRVGLARALAADPAFLLMDEPLGALDAMTREGMQDLLLNAWHQSGAGTLLITHGVEEALYLATRIIVMAPAPGRIIRRLDVDFGRRRLAGESARSIKSSPTFVAAREDLLDSIFEREAA, from the coding sequence ATGCCCCATCTCACGCTGGAAAACGTCTCGCTCCGCTATGATGGCGGGGCGCCGGTGCTTTCGAATGTCTCGCTCGACATCGCCTCGGGCGAATTCATCGTCATCGTCGGGCGCTCCGGCTGCGGCAAGACTTCCCTGCTCAACCTTGCCGCCGGCTTCCTCACGCCCGACTCCGGCCGCGTCCTGGTCGACGGCAGGCCCGTCGCCGGACCCGGCGCCGAGCGCGCCGTCGTCTTCCAGAACGATGCGCTGTTCCCCTGGCTGTCGACGGCGGAAAACGTCGCCTTCGCCGCGCGCCTCGCCGGCGTCGCCCAGGCCGAGCGGCGACGCCAGGCCGACCGCCTGCTCGACATCGTCGGCCTTGCCGGGCTCGGCGACCGGCCCATCTGGCAGCTCTCCGGCGGCCAGCGCCAGCGCGTCGGCCTGGCTCGGGCGCTCGCCGCCGATCCCGCCTTCCTGCTGATGGACGAGCCGCTCGGCGCGCTCGACGCGATGACCCGCGAGGGGATGCAGGACCTGCTGCTCAACGCCTGGCACCAAAGCGGCGCCGGCACGCTGCTGATCACCCATGGCGTCGAGGAAGCGCTCTACCTCGCCACCCGCATCATCGTCATGGCGCCCGCCCCCGGACGCATCATTCGCCGGCTCGACGTCGATTTCGGCCGGCGTCGCCTGGCCGGGGAAAGCGCCCGTTCGATCAAGTCGAGCCCGACCTTCGTCGCGGCGCGCGAAGACCTGCTCGACAGCATCTTTGAGAGGGAAGCGGCATGA
- a CDS encoding hemerythrin domain-containing protein produces MTDPATLALETRTGLPETLRFLAELYPREVWTGHANLGMTARFWLQRHDAFREQGRIMAAGLVDFREGRIEPRAFGPWLVPRLQRFLGELEGHHQIEDYQYFPVFTAAEPRLAHGFELLDGDHQTIHHWIDSVAETANGLLRSLDGDRDALLRASNAYADASGAMLAGLMRHLADEEDLIIPLILDRTEDGIGI; encoded by the coding sequence ATGACCGATCCCGCCACGCTTGCGCTCGAAACCCGTACCGGATTGCCGGAGACGCTGCGCTTCCTCGCCGAGCTCTATCCGCGCGAGGTCTGGACCGGCCACGCCAATCTCGGCATGACGGCGCGCTTCTGGCTGCAGCGCCATGATGCTTTTCGCGAGCAGGGCCGGATCATGGCCGCCGGGCTGGTGGATTTCCGGGAAGGCAGGATCGAGCCGCGCGCCTTCGGCCCTTGGCTGGTGCCGCGGCTGCAGCGCTTTCTCGGCGAGCTCGAGGGCCATCACCAGATTGAGGACTACCAGTATTTTCCCGTCTTCACGGCGGCGGAGCCACGCCTGGCGCATGGCTTCGAACTGCTAGACGGAGATCACCAGACGATCCATCACTGGATCGATTCCGTGGCCGAGACGGCGAACGGCTTGCTGCGGTCGCTCGATGGCGATCGCGATGCCCTGCTGCGGGCAAGCAATGCCTATGCCGATGCGAGCGGCGCCATGCTCGCGGGGCTGATGCGCCATCTCGCCGACGAGGAAGACCTGATCATCCCGCTGATCCTCGACCGGACCGAGGACGGAATCGGCATCTGA
- a CDS encoding DoxX family protein yields the protein MDSTFKTLALVIARLIFGGVFVMAATFKFIDMNATAGYIASAGFPASLFLAWVAAIFETALAIALLTGAFFSEAALLAAAYILFLAIAFHGPSHWSGNQAEFGFFVDHFTFIAGLLFAAVHGPGERLALRRSLLGRAAA from the coding sequence ATGGACAGCACATTCAAGACCCTGGCACTGGTTATCGCGCGCCTGATTTTCGGCGGCGTCTTCGTGATGGCGGCGACCTTCAAGTTCATCGACATGAACGCGACCGCCGGCTACATCGCCTCCGCCGGCTTCCCCGCCTCGCTATTCCTGGCCTGGGTGGCGGCGATCTTCGAGACGGCTCTGGCAATCGCGCTGCTGACCGGCGCGTTCTTTTCCGAAGCCGCGCTTCTCGCCGCTGCCTATATCCTGTTCCTGGCGATCGCCTTCCATGGGCCCTCGCACTGGAGCGGCAACCAGGCGGAGTTCGGCTTCTTCGTCGACCACTTCACCTTCATCGCCGGCCTGCTCTTCGCCGCCGTGCACGGCCCGGGCGAAAGACTGGCCCTGCGGAGGTCCCTGCTTGGAAGGGCGGCCGCCTAG
- a CDS encoding membrane-bound PQQ-dependent dehydrogenase, glucose/quinate/shikimate family, with protein MASSRAPLGIGGWLLVLFGIIVALVGLGLAIPGVQLILLGGSWYYALAGIGLVVVGILYILRRPVAPWLYIAILLATLAWALWEVGLDFWPLVPRLVAPAVLAVFALLLVPAFPARGRSSAPALLGALALIVALGATAYYAFTPHGVIRNAVASADAPPAVPAAAAGATDWRQYGRTSHGTRYAPIDQINRDNVKDLRVAWTFQTGDPAVSGSEDQNTPLQVGDTVYTCSPHNIVHALNAETGALRWKFDPQAKSPLWQRCRGVSYYEPVTVPAAAAPAATEATPAPTDGTETAATPATEAPAATPAPAPVADNCGARIVMTTIDARLIQIDAKTGQPCTGFGNNGTVDLKNGMGDVKAGFYFQTSAPTVMRDLILVGGWVWDNVETGEPSGAVRAFNARTGELAWAWDLGNPSITGAPPAGESYTRGTPNVWSTPSYDDALGLVYLPTGNATPDFFGAHRSKAAEDYTASVVALDMATGRERWKFQTVHHDLWDYDVPSQPALYDVPDGKGGTTPALIQVTKRGQIFMLDRRDGKPIAEVQEKPVPQTGGVKEDFLSPTQPYSVGMPSIGTEPFTEARMWGATPFDQLYCRIEFKKMRYEGEFTPPGTTRSLIFPGYYGGMNWGSASVDEANGLLVVNDIRMPQFVELLPREVADNYGPSAAHDGLGTQKGTPYGALKNGFLSPLGVPCHQPPYGTITGIDLKTRQIAWQVPAGTLQDTGPLGMKTGLQIPVGMPSLGGPTTTAGGLVFYAGTQDYYLRALDSKTGDELWKGRLPVGAQATPMTYVSPESGRQFVVISAGGARQSPDRGDYIIAYSLPKAN; from the coding sequence ATGGCCAGTTCGAGAGCTCCGCTTGGCATTGGCGGATGGTTGCTCGTCCTCTTTGGAATCATCGTCGCGCTTGTCGGACTGGGGCTCGCCATTCCCGGCGTCCAGCTGATCCTGCTCGGCGGCTCCTGGTATTACGCGCTGGCCGGCATCGGCCTCGTCGTCGTCGGCATTCTCTACATCCTGCGCCGGCCGGTCGCGCCCTGGCTCTACATCGCCATTCTGCTCGCCACCCTCGCCTGGGCGCTCTGGGAAGTCGGCCTCGATTTCTGGCCGCTAGTGCCGCGCCTTGTCGCGCCGGCCGTGCTCGCCGTCTTCGCGCTTCTGCTGGTGCCGGCCTTCCCGGCGCGCGGCCGCAGTTCGGCCCCCGCCCTTCTCGGCGCGCTGGCCCTGATCGTCGCGCTCGGCGCCACGGCCTATTATGCCTTCACGCCGCATGGCGTGATCCGCAATGCGGTCGCCTCGGCCGATGCGCCGCCGGCCGTCCCCGCAGCGGCGGCGGGCGCCACCGACTGGCGCCAGTATGGCCGCACCTCGCACGGCACGCGCTACGCGCCGATCGACCAGATCAACCGCGACAACGTCAAGGACCTGAGGGTCGCCTGGACCTTCCAGACCGGCGACCCCGCGGTTTCGGGCTCGGAAGACCAGAACACGCCGCTCCAGGTGGGCGACACGGTCTATACCTGCTCGCCGCACAACATCGTCCACGCCCTGAACGCCGAAACCGGCGCGCTGCGCTGGAAATTCGATCCGCAGGCGAAGTCGCCGCTCTGGCAGCGTTGCCGTGGCGTAAGCTACTATGAGCCGGTGACCGTGCCGGCCGCCGCGGCGCCTGCCGCCACCGAGGCAACGCCGGCTCCCACCGATGGCACGGAGACGGCCGCCACCCCGGCCACCGAAGCTCCCGCCGCCACCCCGGCTCCGGCCCCGGTCGCCGACAATTGCGGCGCCCGCATCGTCATGACGACGATCGACGCGCGGCTGATCCAGATCGACGCCAAGACCGGCCAGCCCTGCACGGGCTTCGGCAATAACGGCACGGTCGATCTCAAGAACGGCATGGGCGACGTCAAGGCCGGCTTCTACTTCCAGACCTCGGCCCCGACCGTCATGCGCGACCTGATCCTGGTCGGCGGCTGGGTCTGGGACAATGTCGAGACCGGCGAGCCCTCGGGCGCGGTCCGCGCCTTCAACGCCCGCACCGGCGAACTCGCCTGGGCCTGGGATCTCGGCAACCCGTCGATCACCGGCGCCCCGCCGGCCGGCGAGAGCTATACGCGCGGCACGCCCAATGTCTGGTCGACGCCGAGCTATGACGACGCGCTCGGCCTCGTCTACCTGCCGACCGGCAATGCGACGCCGGACTTCTTCGGCGCGCACCGCTCCAAGGCGGCGGAGGATTACACCGCCTCGGTGGTGGCGCTCGACATGGCCACCGGCCGCGAGCGCTGGAAGTTCCAGACCGTGCATCACGACCTCTGGGACTATGACGTTCCCTCGCAGCCGGCGCTCTACGACGTGCCGGACGGCAAGGGCGGCACGACGCCGGCTTTGATCCAGGTCACCAAGCGCGGCCAGATCTTCATGCTCGACCGGCGCGACGGCAAGCCGATCGCCGAAGTGCAGGAAAAGCCCGTTCCCCAGACCGGCGGCGTCAAGGAGGACTTCCTCTCCCCGACCCAGCCCTATTCGGTCGGCATGCCCTCGATCGGCACGGAGCCCTTCACCGAGGCGCGGATGTGGGGCGCGACCCCGTTCGACCAGCTCTACTGCCGCATCGAGTTCAAGAAGATGCGCTATGAGGGCGAATTCACCCCGCCCGGCACCACCCGCTCGCTGATCTTCCCGGGCTATTATGGCGGCATGAACTGGGGCAGCGCCTCGGTCGATGAAGCCAACGGCCTGCTCGTCGTCAACGACATCCGCATGCCGCAGTTCGTCGAACTGCTGCCGCGCGAGGTGGCTGACAATTACGGCCCGTCGGCGGCGCATGACGGCCTCGGCACGCAGAAGGGCACGCCCTATGGCGCGCTGAAGAACGGCTTCCTGTCGCCGCTCGGCGTGCCCTGCCACCAGCCGCCCTATGGCACGATCACCGGCATCGACCTGAAGACGCGCCAGATTGCCTGGCAGGTTCCGGCCGGCACGCTGCAGGATACCGGCCCGCTCGGCATGAAGACCGGCCTGCAGATCCCGGTCGGCATGCCCTCGCTGGGCGGTCCCACGACAACCGCCGGCGGCCTGGTCTTCTATGCCGGCACGCAGGACTATTATCTGCGCGCGCTCGACAGCAAGACGGGCGACGAACTCTGGAAGGGCCGCCTTCCCGTCGGCGCCCAGGCGACCCCGATGACCTATGTTTCGCCGGAATCCGGTCGCCAGTTCGTGGTGATTTCGGCCGGCGGCGCGCGCCAGTCGCCCGATCGCGGCGATTACATCATCGCCTACAGCCTGCCCAAGGCGAACTGA
- the tauA gene encoding taurine ABC transporter substrate-binding protein: protein MSRITRRTFVATAAAIGLTFAAGATARADQTKLTIGYQTVVEPSKVPQADGVYEKAANATIDWKKFDSGADVIAAIASGAVDIGYVGSSPLAAAASRELPIETIFVVGLIGESEALVVRNGANINEPKDLVGKKIAVPFVSTTHYSLLAALKHWNIDPKTVEVLNLRPPEIAAAWERGDIDAAYVWDPALGKIKENGKVLTDSAQVATFGAPTFDAWIVRKEFADAHPDAVKAFVKVTGQSYADFRAKPDAWDAKSEQAAKIARLTGAKVEEVPALLKGYHFPLLEEQASNALLGGGTVKAVADASAFLKEQGKIPAVLPDYSGYVTTKFVTEAQASN, encoded by the coding sequence ATGTCACGCATCACCCGCCGCACCTTCGTTGCCACGGCCGCCGCGATCGGCCTCACCTTCGCCGCCGGGGCCACGGCCCGCGCCGACCAGACCAAGCTGACGATCGGCTACCAGACCGTCGTCGAGCCCTCCAAGGTCCCGCAGGCCGACGGCGTCTACGAGAAGGCCGCCAACGCCACGATCGACTGGAAAAAGTTCGATTCCGGCGCCGACGTCATCGCCGCGATCGCTTCCGGCGCGGTGGATATCGGCTATGTCGGCTCCAGCCCGCTCGCCGCCGCCGCCAGCCGCGAACTGCCGATCGAGACGATCTTCGTCGTCGGGCTGATCGGCGAATCCGAGGCGCTCGTCGTGCGCAACGGCGCCAACATCAACGAACCGAAGGATCTCGTCGGCAAGAAGATCGCCGTGCCTTTCGTCTCGACCACGCATTACAGCCTGCTCGCGGCGCTGAAGCACTGGAACATCGATCCGAAGACCGTCGAAGTCCTCAACCTGCGTCCCCCCGAGATCGCCGCCGCCTGGGAGCGGGGCGACATCGACGCGGCCTATGTCTGGGATCCCGCGCTCGGCAAGATCAAGGAGAACGGCAAGGTCCTGACCGACTCGGCCCAGGTCGCCACCTTCGGCGCGCCGACCTTCGACGCCTGGATCGTCCGCAAGGAATTCGCCGATGCGCATCCCGACGCGGTCAAGGCCTTCGTCAAGGTGACCGGCCAGTCCTATGCCGACTTCCGCGCCAAGCCGGACGCCTGGGATGCCAAGTCGGAACAGGCAGCCAAGATCGCCCGCCTGACCGGCGCCAAGGTCGAGGAAGTCCCGGCGCTGCTGAAGGGCTACCACTTCCCGCTGTTGGAGGAGCAGGCGTCGAACGCGCTGCTCGGCGGCGGCACGGTGAAGGCGGTCGCCGACGCCTCGGCCTTCCTCAAGGAGCAGGGCAAGATCCCGGCCGTGCTGCCCGACTATAGCGGCTACGTCACCACCAAGTTCGTCACCGAGGCACAGGCTTCCAACTGA
- a CDS encoding ABC transporter permease subunit, which produces MSLDLAEASLAPSRAESEAARPPTPPRKRPVVAITAGLTLTALLLAWTIASHFRLVSALFLPSPFEVSRAFLTVAHEGFVDATLWQHLSASLGRVFAALVGATLIAVPVGFAIGSSRIGRGIFDPIIEFLRPIPPLAYLPLVIIWFGIGEPSKILIIGIAMLAPIVISTTSGVKGVDPDRLNAARSLGATRGQLLRHVVLPSALPSILTGIRIALGAGWSTLVAAELVAASRGLGFMIQSAAQFLVTDVVLMGILVIAAVAFALEAILRWIERRLVPWAGKA; this is translated from the coding sequence ATGAGCCTCGATCTTGCGGAAGCCAGCCTCGCACCGTCCCGCGCAGAATCCGAAGCAGCCCGGCCGCCCACGCCCCCGCGCAAGCGCCCGGTCGTCGCGATCACCGCCGGCCTGACCCTCACCGCCCTGCTGCTCGCCTGGACGATCGCGTCGCATTTCCGGCTCGTCTCGGCTCTGTTCCTGCCGTCCCCCTTCGAGGTCAGCCGGGCGTTCCTGACGGTCGCGCACGAGGGTTTCGTCGACGCGACGCTGTGGCAGCACCTTTCCGCCAGCCTCGGCCGCGTCTTCGCAGCCCTCGTCGGCGCGACGCTGATTGCCGTGCCGGTCGGCTTCGCCATCGGCTCGAGCCGCATCGGCCGCGGCATCTTCGATCCCATCATCGAGTTCCTGCGGCCGATCCCGCCGCTCGCCTATCTGCCGCTGGTGATCATCTGGTTCGGCATCGGCGAGCCTTCTAAGATCCTGATCATCGGCATCGCCATGCTGGCGCCGATCGTCATTTCCACCACGTCCGGCGTGAAGGGCGTCGACCCCGACCGCCTCAACGCTGCGCGCTCGCTCGGCGCCACGCGCGGCCAGTTGCTTCGCCATGTCGTGCTCCCCAGCGCCCTGCCCTCGATCCTGACCGGCATCCGCATCGCGCTCGGCGCCGGCTGGTCGACCCTGGTCGCGGCCGAACTGGTCGCCGCCTCGCGGGGCCTCGGCTTCATGATCCAGTCGGCGGCGCAATTCCTGGTCACCGACGTGGTCCTGATGGGCATCCTCGTCATCGCCGCCGTCGCCTTCGCGCTGGAGGCGATCCTGCGCTGGATCGAGCGTCGCCTGGTGCCCTGGGCGGGCAAGGCCTAG
- a CDS encoding DUF2207 domain-containing protein: protein MLRISGFLIALLLSLASASAEERILRFVSDVAVQRNGDLDVVETIRVQAEGNEIRRGILRDFPTTYRDDRGGSVVVGFDVESVTRDGQNEPFEIESLANGKRIRIGSADTLLEPGPHDYVIRYRTTRQIGFFDGFDELYWNATGTGWTFPIDVAEARITLPEAVPFGNTAIYTGQQGDRGQDATVVSKDPGRIVFRTTAPLPAHNGLTVAAAWPKGVVEPPSTSRRTVWWLKDNIGAIFALLGGAGGLLYLFQAWRKAGRDPRPGPIIPLFTPPEGLSAAATRYISEMDFDDRVFTAAILDLGVKGQLKITDSDKTLVVTRMPGGKAIPAPEAAAAQALFRSRGEISLVQSNHATLSNARTTLARALEKAYSGTVFNMNSGWLTGGVLITVAAYALAAIGLVIAMGENGMVAAFSLVFLSVPSIVVGLTLRSLRGSPWYKRIFTLLFIGIFALAFGGAGLGVFLSAVRSPIDLAVLVLPFALLPMLASSFSWMRAPTPEGQKLRDAIAGFRQYLGIAEEHRLEMLHPPEKTPELFERYLPYAVALDVENAWAAKFAGILAAAGATAAVSSWYIASGNRDVGSLVDRLGSGLSQTVAAAATAPGSSSGSGGFSGSSGGGSSGGGGGGGGGSGW, encoded by the coding sequence ATGCTGCGCATATCTGGATTCCTGATCGCTCTCCTGCTGTCGCTGGCGTCCGCCTCCGCCGAGGAGCGCATCCTGCGCTTCGTCTCGGACGTGGCCGTGCAGCGCAATGGCGACCTCGACGTGGTCGAGACCATCCGCGTCCAGGCCGAGGGCAACGAGATCCGGCGCGGCATCCTGCGCGACTTCCCGACCACCTACCGGGATGACCGAGGCGGCTCGGTGGTCGTCGGCTTCGACGTGGAATCCGTCACCCGCGACGGCCAGAACGAGCCCTTCGAGATCGAATCCCTGGCCAATGGCAAGCGCATCCGCATCGGCTCGGCCGACACGCTGCTCGAGCCCGGCCCGCACGATTACGTCATCCGTTATCGCACGACACGCCAGATCGGCTTCTTCGACGGTTTCGACGAATTGTACTGGAACGCGACCGGCACCGGCTGGACCTTCCCGATCGATGTCGCCGAGGCGCGGATCACGCTTCCCGAGGCCGTCCCGTTCGGCAATACGGCGATCTATACGGGCCAGCAGGGCGACCGCGGCCAGGATGCCACGGTCGTTTCCAAGGATCCGGGACGGATCGTCTTCCGCACGACGGCGCCCCTGCCGGCGCATAACGGCCTGACGGTTGCCGCCGCCTGGCCGAAAGGCGTGGTCGAGCCGCCAAGCACCAGCCGGCGCACCGTCTGGTGGCTCAAGGACAATATCGGCGCGATCTTCGCGCTGCTCGGCGGTGCCGGCGGGCTGCTCTACCTGTTCCAGGCCTGGCGCAAGGCCGGCCGCGATCCCAGGCCCGGCCCGATCATTCCCCTCTTCACGCCGCCCGAGGGCCTTTCGGCCGCCGCGACCCGCTATATTTCGGAAATGGACTTCGACGATCGCGTCTTCACCGCTGCGATCCTCGATCTCGGCGTCAAGGGCCAGCTGAAGATCACCGACAGCGACAAGACCCTGGTCGTGACCCGCATGCCGGGCGGCAAGGCGATCCCCGCGCCGGAAGCCGCGGCGGCGCAGGCGCTGTTTCGCAGCCGCGGCGAGATCTCGCTCGTCCAGTCGAACCACGCCACCCTTTCCAACGCCCGGACGACGCTGGCCCGAGCGCTCGAGAAGGCCTATTCCGGCACCGTGTTCAACATGAACAGCGGCTGGCTCACCGGCGGCGTGCTGATCACGGTCGCGGCCTATGCGCTGGCGGCGATCGGGCTGGTGATCGCCATGGGCGAAAACGGCATGGTCGCCGCCTTCAGCCTGGTGTTCCTGTCAGTGCCGTCCATCGTGGTCGGGCTGACCCTGCGCTCGCTGCGCGGCAGTCCCTGGTACAAGCGGATCTTCACCCTGCTGTTCATCGGCATCTTCGCGCTCGCCTTTGGCGGCGCGGGCCTCGGCGTGTTTCTCAGCGCCGTGCGCAGTCCGATCGATCTGGCGGTACTCGTGCTGCCCTTCGCCCTGCTGCCCATGCTGGCCTCGTCCTTCTCGTGGATGCGTGCGCCGACGCCGGAGGGGCAGAAGTTGCGCGATGCCATCGCCGGCTTCCGCCAATATCTCGGCATCGCCGAGGAGCACCGGCTGGAAATGCTGCATCCGCCGGAAAAGACGCCGGAACTGTTCGAGCGCTACCTGCCCTATGCCGTGGCGCTCGACGTCGAAAATGCCTGGGCGGCGAAGTTCGCCGGCATCCTGGCGGCGGCGGGAGCGACCGCGGCCGTATCGAGCTGGTATATCGCGAGCGGCAACCGGGACGTCGGCAGCCTGGTCGACCGCCTCGGCTCCGGGCTATCGCAGACGGTGGCCGCAGCCGCGACCGCACCGGGTTCCAGTTCGGGTTCCGGCGGCTTCAGCGGCAGCAGCGGCGGTGGTTCATCCGGCGGCGGCGGTGGAGGCGGCGGTGGTTCCGGCTGGTAG